In the Brassica napus cultivar Da-Ae chromosome A7, Da-Ae, whole genome shotgun sequence genome, one interval contains:
- the LOC106357247 gene encoding non-specific lipid transfer protein GPI-anchored 10 produces MASSILFVTLLVSLSPIFLQQVLAQVPGTTATCSSMLLSLAPCGPFVQGFVQLPAQPCCDGLNQIYSQQPTCLCLFLNNTSTLSPAFPINQTLALQLPPLCNVPANASSCSSPGGEAPSDSSSVAPPPSSSTGSQVSPGAKNNSATPVAQLAPRPTSLMGLGYDLRSSGSKSKFQLFILALAAILPGTLLI; encoded by the exons ATGGCTTcttctattctctttgtcacTCTCTTAGTCTCCTTGTCTCCAATCTTTCTTCAGCAGGTTCTCGCTCAAGTCCCAGGCACTACAGCTACATGCTCCTCAATGCTTCTTTCGTTGGCTCCATGTGGTCCATTCGTGCAAGGCTTTGTCCAGCTTCCGGCTCAGCCTTGTTGTGACGGCTTAAACCAGATCTATAGCCaacaaccaacctgtctctgtCTCTTCCTCAACAATACTTCAACTTTGTCCCCTGCTTTTCCAATCAACCAAACTCTTGCTCTACAGCTGCCACCGCTTTGCAACGTTCCAGCTAATGCGTCCTCTTGCTCTTCACCTG GAGGAGAGGCGCCTAGTGATTCATCCTCAGTTGCTCCACCACCTTCTAGCTCAACCGGTTCTCAAGTATCTCCAGGTGCAAAGAACAACTCTG CGACCCCAGTGGCTCAACTGGCACCAAGACCCACCAGCTTAATGGGGCTAGGTTATGATCTGAGATCCTCTGGCTCCAAGTCTAAGTTTCAGCTATTCATTCTCGCACTCGCAGCGATCCTACCAGGAACTCTCCTCATCTGA
- the LOC106354311 gene encoding lipase 1 isoform X1, with the protein MQRIVDNALAVSKESVKTVTYESLNNIASCINGVSALLLTLLPGKANILEGLHGWELRPTLRGPRLPRWMQNGVSSFNHFIHELSVDSDTSSLDYSSGEEESDGPPPASPSSQCSRLSWASASAKSEGHWSDWITFILWWLILPLRILLWVPQFFLRLFFKRSSRTPASPRRNQHRPRFSKTNSSKYHDVPNRATDRRRGVVEDLHLAIEICIEAIFDFFHRATHLLLSPSEAFGILLSWFSPSSHRRKEKHDHVSDDETVQTATLGDADPSLAERPTRLYNTMNTDTRTCQDVITELGYPYEAIRVVTSDGYVLLLERIPRRDARKAVYLQHGILDSSMGWVSNGVVGSPAFAAYDQGYDVFLGNFRGLVSRDHVNKNISSKEYWRYSINEHGTEDIPAMIEKIHEIKTSELKLSQPNTDEEINHEEPYKLCAVCHSLGGAAILMYVITRKIKEKPHRLSRLILLSPAGFHEDSNLGFTLVEYIFLFVSPVLSRLVPAFYIPTRFFRMLLNKLARDFHNYPALGGLVQTLMSYVVGGDSSNWVGVLGLPHYNMNDMPAVSFRVAQHLAQIKHTGKFRMFDYGSRRANVEVYGSPEPLDLGESYRFIDVPVDLVAGKKDKVIRPSMVRKHYKVMREGGVDVSFNEFEYAHLDFTFSHREELLAYVMSRLLLVEPTSVEQRQTSQKGMKLKKKKKEGTVV; encoded by the exons ATGCAACGGATCGTAGATAACGCTCTCGCTGTTTCAAAAGA GTCCGTGAAAACTGTAACGTATGAGTCTTTAAACAACATTGCTAGTTGCATCAATGGAGTCTCGGCTCTTCTCTTAACACTCCTTCCCGGGAAGGCTAATATTCTCGAAGGTCTCCATGGCTGGGAGCTCAGACCCACTTTGCGTGGACCACGTTTACCACGCTGGAtgcaaaa TGGAGTCTCTTCTTTCAATCACTTCATTCACGAGCTCTCTGTGGATTCTGATACTTCGAGCTTGGACTATTCTtctggagaagaagagagtgacGGTCCGCCGCCTGCTTCACCTTCTTCTCAATGCTCACGCCTCTCTTGGGCCAGTGCTTCCGCAAAATCTGAAGGACACTGGTCTGACTGGATTACGTTTATTCTTTGGTGGTTGATACTCCCTTTACGGATCTTGCTATGGGTACCTCAGTTTTTTCTGCGTCTGTTCTTCAAACGAAGCTCGAGAACTCCTGCGAGCCCAAGAAGGAACCAACATAGGCCACGTTTTAGCAAGACTAACTCTAGCAAATACCATGATGTTCCCAACCGTGCTACTGATAGAAGACGCGGCGTTGTTGAG GATCTTCATCTTGCTATAGAGATCTGCATAGAAgcaatttttgattttttccacAGGGCTACGCATCTTCTTCTATCTCCATCGGAAGCTTTTGGAATATTGTTATCATGGTTCTCTCCTTCCAGTCACAGGCGTAAAGAGAAGCATGACCACGTTTCAGATGATGAAACTGTGCAGACTGCTACTTTAGGAGATGCGGATCCATCTCTTGCAGAAAGGCCCACACGGTTATACAACACTATGAACACTGATACTCGAACGTGTCAGGATGTCATAACAGAGCTGGG GTATCCTTACGAAGCTATTCGTGTTGTTACATCGGATGGATATGTTCTTCTATTGGAAAGGATACCAAG ACGTGATGCAAGGAAAGCTGTTTATCTGCAGCATGGGATTTTGGATTCTTCAATGGG ATGGGTATCTAATGGGGTTGTTGGATCTCCAGCTTTTGCTGCGTATGACCAAG GCTATGATGTTTTCTTAGGGAACTTTCGAGGTTTAGTTTCAAGAGATCATGTGAACAAGAACATATCTTCAAAAGA GTACTGGCGATACTCCATTAACGAGCACGGTACTGAGGACATCCCAGCAATGATAGAAAAAATCCACGAAATCAAAACTTCAGAATTAAAGCTCAGCCAACCTAACACCGATGAGGAGATCAATCATGAGGAGCCTTATAAGCTATGTGCCGTCTGTCATAGCCTAGGTGGTGCTGCAATTCTCATGTACGTCATCACTCGCAAAATCAAGGAGAAGCCACACCGTCTCTCCAGACTAATCCTACTCTCACCCGCTGGATTCCATGAGGACTCCAACTTAGGCTTCACGTTGGTCGAGTACATCTTCCTTTTCGTTAGTCCGGTACTGTCTCGCTTAGTGCCTGCCTTCTACATACCTACAAGATTCTTCAGGATGCTTTTAAACAAGTTAGCACGTGACTTCCACAACTACCCTGCTCTCGGTGGGCTTGTCCAAACGCTGATGAGTTATGTGGTTGGTGGAGACAGCTCGAACTGGGTTGGAGTCTTGGGTCTGCCTCACTACAACATGAACGATATGCCAGCTGTTTCTTTTCGTGTAGCGCAGCATCTCGCTCAGATCAAACACACTGGTAAGTTCAGGATGTTTGACTACGGGAGCAGGAGAGCTAACGTGGAGGTTTACGGCTCTCCTGAACCGCTTGATCTAGGGGAGTCTTACAGGTTCATCGACGTGCCTGTGGATTTAGTGGCGGGGAAGAAAGATAAGGTGATTCGGCCTTCTATGGTGAGGAAACATTATAAGGTGATGAGAGAAGGTGGTGTTGATGTGTCGTTTAATGAGTTTGAGTATGCTCACCTTGACTTCACGTTCTCTCACCGGGAAGAGCTTTTGGCATATGTGATGTCGCGGCTTCTGCTTGTGGAACCGACGTCTGTTGAGCAGAGGCAGACGAGTCAGAAAGGTAtgaagttgaagaagaagaaaaaggaggGTACAGTAGTGTAA
- the LOC106354311 gene encoding lipase 3 isoform X2: MQNGVSSFNHFIHELSVDSDTSSLDYSSGEEESDGPPPASPSSQCSRLSWASASAKSEGHWSDWITFILWWLILPLRILLWVPQFFLRLFFKRSSRTPASPRRNQHRPRFSKTNSSKYHDVPNRATDRRRGVVEDLHLAIEICIEAIFDFFHRATHLLLSPSEAFGILLSWFSPSSHRRKEKHDHVSDDETVQTATLGDADPSLAERPTRLYNTMNTDTRTCQDVITELGYPYEAIRVVTSDGYVLLLERIPRRDARKAVYLQHGILDSSMGWVSNGVVGSPAFAAYDQGYDVFLGNFRGLVSRDHVNKNISSKEYWRYSINEHGTEDIPAMIEKIHEIKTSELKLSQPNTDEEINHEEPYKLCAVCHSLGGAAILMYVITRKIKEKPHRLSRLILLSPAGFHEDSNLGFTLVEYIFLFVSPVLSRLVPAFYIPTRFFRMLLNKLARDFHNYPALGGLVQTLMSYVVGGDSSNWVGVLGLPHYNMNDMPAVSFRVAQHLAQIKHTGKFRMFDYGSRRANVEVYGSPEPLDLGESYRFIDVPVDLVAGKKDKVIRPSMVRKHYKVMREGGVDVSFNEFEYAHLDFTFSHREELLAYVMSRLLLVEPTSVEQRQTSQKGMKLKKKKKEGTVV, from the exons Atgcaaaa TGGAGTCTCTTCTTTCAATCACTTCATTCACGAGCTCTCTGTGGATTCTGATACTTCGAGCTTGGACTATTCTtctggagaagaagagagtgacGGTCCGCCGCCTGCTTCACCTTCTTCTCAATGCTCACGCCTCTCTTGGGCCAGTGCTTCCGCAAAATCTGAAGGACACTGGTCTGACTGGATTACGTTTATTCTTTGGTGGTTGATACTCCCTTTACGGATCTTGCTATGGGTACCTCAGTTTTTTCTGCGTCTGTTCTTCAAACGAAGCTCGAGAACTCCTGCGAGCCCAAGAAGGAACCAACATAGGCCACGTTTTAGCAAGACTAACTCTAGCAAATACCATGATGTTCCCAACCGTGCTACTGATAGAAGACGCGGCGTTGTTGAG GATCTTCATCTTGCTATAGAGATCTGCATAGAAgcaatttttgattttttccacAGGGCTACGCATCTTCTTCTATCTCCATCGGAAGCTTTTGGAATATTGTTATCATGGTTCTCTCCTTCCAGTCACAGGCGTAAAGAGAAGCATGACCACGTTTCAGATGATGAAACTGTGCAGACTGCTACTTTAGGAGATGCGGATCCATCTCTTGCAGAAAGGCCCACACGGTTATACAACACTATGAACACTGATACTCGAACGTGTCAGGATGTCATAACAGAGCTGGG GTATCCTTACGAAGCTATTCGTGTTGTTACATCGGATGGATATGTTCTTCTATTGGAAAGGATACCAAG ACGTGATGCAAGGAAAGCTGTTTATCTGCAGCATGGGATTTTGGATTCTTCAATGGG ATGGGTATCTAATGGGGTTGTTGGATCTCCAGCTTTTGCTGCGTATGACCAAG GCTATGATGTTTTCTTAGGGAACTTTCGAGGTTTAGTTTCAAGAGATCATGTGAACAAGAACATATCTTCAAAAGA GTACTGGCGATACTCCATTAACGAGCACGGTACTGAGGACATCCCAGCAATGATAGAAAAAATCCACGAAATCAAAACTTCAGAATTAAAGCTCAGCCAACCTAACACCGATGAGGAGATCAATCATGAGGAGCCTTATAAGCTATGTGCCGTCTGTCATAGCCTAGGTGGTGCTGCAATTCTCATGTACGTCATCACTCGCAAAATCAAGGAGAAGCCACACCGTCTCTCCAGACTAATCCTACTCTCACCCGCTGGATTCCATGAGGACTCCAACTTAGGCTTCACGTTGGTCGAGTACATCTTCCTTTTCGTTAGTCCGGTACTGTCTCGCTTAGTGCCTGCCTTCTACATACCTACAAGATTCTTCAGGATGCTTTTAAACAAGTTAGCACGTGACTTCCACAACTACCCTGCTCTCGGTGGGCTTGTCCAAACGCTGATGAGTTATGTGGTTGGTGGAGACAGCTCGAACTGGGTTGGAGTCTTGGGTCTGCCTCACTACAACATGAACGATATGCCAGCTGTTTCTTTTCGTGTAGCGCAGCATCTCGCTCAGATCAAACACACTGGTAAGTTCAGGATGTTTGACTACGGGAGCAGGAGAGCTAACGTGGAGGTTTACGGCTCTCCTGAACCGCTTGATCTAGGGGAGTCTTACAGGTTCATCGACGTGCCTGTGGATTTAGTGGCGGGGAAGAAAGATAAGGTGATTCGGCCTTCTATGGTGAGGAAACATTATAAGGTGATGAGAGAAGGTGGTGTTGATGTGTCGTTTAATGAGTTTGAGTATGCTCACCTTGACTTCACGTTCTCTCACCGGGAAGAGCTTTTGGCATATGTGATGTCGCGGCTTCTGCTTGTGGAACCGACGTCTGTTGAGCAGAGGCAGACGAGTCAGAAAGGTAtgaagttgaagaagaagaaaaaggaggGTACAGTAGTGTAA
- the LOC106354314 gene encoding uncharacterized protein LOC106354314: MWFTGGGGGLRKLCRASATVLENEMSCNSLLVRYMSRERAVNVRKINPKVSIQEAHVISSSLYEVFKKHGPLSVPNTWLRAQEAGVSGLNSKTHMKLMLKWMRGRKMLKLICNHVGSSKKFFHTVLSDDDPQQETPPVAAAAAAAEKNKKAFSKRRSK; this comes from the exons atgtGGTTCACCGGCGGCGGAGGAGGACTGAGGAAGCTCTGTAGAGCCTCCGCAACTGTTCTCGAGAACGAGATGAGCTGTAACTCTCTGCTAGTGAGATACATGTCGAGAGAGCGAGCTGTAAACGTGAGGAAGATAAACCCAAAGGTCTCGATCCAAGAAGCTCACGTCATCTCCAGCTCTCTCTACGAAGTCTTCAAGAAACACGGACCTCTCTCCGTTCCCAACACTTGGCTCCGCGCCCAG GAAGCTGGGGTAAGTGGATTGAACAGCAAGACTCATATGAAGCTGATGTTGAAATGGATGAGAGGGAGGAAGATGCTCAAGTTAATCTGTAACCATGTTGGTTCCTCTAAAAAGTTCTTTCACACAGTTTTATCTGATGATGATCCTCAACAAGAGACACCACcagttgctgctgctgctgctgctgctgagaAGAACAAAAAAGCCTTCTCAAAGAGAAGAAGCAAATAA